ACTGCGCCTCCTTGTAGACGAGCGTCCGACTGGCCTCGATGTCCTCGTCGGTCGAGACGCCCGCCAGCGCGGGGATCACGAGGACGTTGAAGATCGCCGACCCGACGATCGCGCCGGTTCCGATCCCGAGCGCACCGCCGAACGCCGAGACGGCCACCGTCGCCAGCTCGGGGAAACTCGACCCCACGGCGGCGACAACCGACCCCTGGACGACCTGCGGCAGCCCGTAGTACTCCGACAGCTGCTCGCTGGCGCTCTCCAGCCAGGAACTTCCCAGCCAGACGGCGCCGGTCGTGACGGCGACGATCACGGCGGCCAGCCCGACGGATTCGACCATCGGGCGCATCTCCACGGGGCAGGCAAGTAGGCGTTTTGGGCCGGCGCGACGCGGGGGCCGGCGTCGTCACACCGGTCGGATCCGTCCGACCGCGAGTACGGTGCGACCGCGAGTGAGAAACGACTTTGCCGCGGGAGCGAGAGAGTCCGGCAATGACTTCCGTGAAGGAGTTCCGGGTGGAGGAGGCCGCCACGGCCGAGGACCTCGGCCGCGGCGCGTTCGTCTTCACCGACGACTACTCGGTGTTCGACTGGGGAAAGATGCCGGACGAGATCCCCGACAAGGGCGCCTCGCTGTGTACGATGGGCGCGTTCAACTTCGAACTGCTCGAATCGGCGGGCGTCCCCACCCACTACGAGGGTGTCGCGGCCGACGACACCGACGGCCCGGTCCCGCTCGACGAGGCGCTCGATGCCGGCGCCGCGCCCCGCGAGATGGTCATCGAACTCACGCAGGTCCCCGACCTCCCCTTCGAGGGCGACGCGTCCGACGACCCCAGCGGCTACGACTACGACGCCTACCACGCCGACGCCGGCGAGAACTACCTCGTCCCCCTCGAGATCGTCTTCCGCAACCGCGTCCCGGTCGGCTCCTCGCTCCGCAAGCGCACCGACCCCGCCGACCACGGCCTCGACGTCGACGAGTGGCCCGACGAACCCGTCGATCTCGACGACCCGGTCGTCGAGTTCTCTACCAAGTACGAGGAGCAGGACCGCTACCTCGACCGCGAGGAGGCCGACCGCATCGCCGGCGCCGCCGACATCGCGGACCTCGAATCGGTCGCCCGCGAGGTCAACGCGGTCGTCACCGACCGGGCCGCCGAGGCCGACCTGACCCACGAGGACGGCAAGATCGAGTGCCTGTACTTCGAGGGGGAGATCCGGGTGGCCGACGTGGTCGGCACGTTCGACGAGAACCGCTTCTCGTACGGCGACCAGCAGGTCTCCAAGGAGGTCGTCCGCCAGTACCACAAGCGCACCCAGCCCGAGTGGGTCGAGGCCGTCTCCGCCGCCAAGCGCGAGGCCGACGAGCGCGGGATCGCCGACTGGAAGTCGCTGTGCGAGCGCCAGCCCGAACCGCTCGACCACGACGTGATCCGGGCCGCCCGCGACCTGTACTGCGCCGGCACGAACGCCTACGTCGGCCACGAGGTCTTCGACGCGCCCGACATCGAGCGCGCCGTCGAGACCGTCCGGGACCTCTGAGCGGAGCGCGAGGATGACCGACGACCCGGGCGACGACCGGCGGACGACCGAACCACCGGGAGCGGACGGTCGCTTCCCGGTCCCGCTGCGCGGCGTCGCGGTCGACGCCGAGACGCGCTGCGCTCACTACGACTCGGCGGTCGACGTGGTCGCGCTCCGGTTCCCCTGCTGTGACCGCTACTACCCCTGTTTTCGCTGCCACGAGGCAGTGACCGACCACGACCCCGAGCGCGTCCCCCGCGAGGCGTTCGACGACCCCGCGGTCCTCTGTGGGGTCTGTGGCGAGACCCTCTCCGTGCGCGAGTACCTCGACTGCGAGGACGCCTGTCCGGCCTGCGGCGCGGCGTTCAATCCGGGGTGTCGGCGCCACCGCGACCGGTACTTCGCGAGCGAAACGTGACCGTCCAGAGCCGCCACGCCCGGCGTCGTCGGAGGCCCGGATGACCGCCCACGCGGACGCCGGGGTGTCCGTTCACGCGCTGTCGCGCTCGGCTGACGCGTCGGCTGGGGACGCCGCGGTCCCGGGGAGCGACGGCGACCCCGTGAGCCGGACGCCGTTTTTCGCGACGAGGCCGACGACGAGGAGCCAGTAGACCGCGAGGACGACCAGTTGGGACGTGAACACGACATCTTCGGAGACACGTCCGGCGACGGTGACCAGCTCCGGCGCGTCGAACCCCGCGTGGGCGACCACCGCCGGTAGGACACTGCCGCTGCCGGCGTCGTACAGCCATCCTAGTAACACGGAGATCGGAATGACGGAACCTGCAAACAGCAGAAACGAGCCGTCGAATCCCACGCCCAGCCGTTGCAGGGGAAGATGCCAGACGGCCCAGGTCACACCGATCAGGAACCCCGCCTGAAGCCCGCCGTGTCGACGCCGGAGTCGCGGGTGAGCGAACCCGCGGAGTCCGATCTCTTCGCTCCCACCGGCGAACAGCGCGACTGTGAGCCCGGCCATCGGACCCACGACCGCCACTTCGAGTCCTGTGTCCGCCAGTCCGGTCCGGGTCACGGATCCGACGATACCGAGGAGCGCCGGCGCGACGAGCGCGACGACGTACCACCGAGCCCGCGCCGCCGTCCGTAGCGTCCGGCCGAGAAATCCGCGGACGCTCCCGCCCCTCGCCCACGTCACCACGACCGCGCTGACCGGCGG
Above is a genomic segment from Halosimplex halophilum containing:
- a CDS encoding CHY zinc finger protein, whose protein sequence is MTDDPGDDRRTTEPPGADGRFPVPLRGVAVDAETRCAHYDSAVDVVALRFPCCDRYYPCFRCHEAVTDHDPERVPREAFDDPAVLCGVCGETLSVREYLDCEDACPACGAAFNPGCRRHRDRYFASET
- a CDS encoding phosphoribosylaminoimidazolesuccinocarboxamide synthase, whose protein sequence is MTSVKEFRVEEAATAEDLGRGAFVFTDDYSVFDWGKMPDEIPDKGASLCTMGAFNFELLESAGVPTHYEGVAADDTDGPVPLDEALDAGAAPREMVIELTQVPDLPFEGDASDDPSGYDYDAYHADAGENYLVPLEIVFRNRVPVGSSLRKRTDPADHGLDVDEWPDEPVDLDDPVVEFSTKYEEQDRYLDREEADRIAGAADIADLESVAREVNAVVTDRAAEADLTHEDGKIECLYFEGEIRVADVVGTFDENRFSYGDQQVSKEVVRQYHKRTQPEWVEAVSAAKREADERGIADWKSLCERQPEPLDHDVIRAARDLYCAGTNAYVGHEVFDAPDIERAVETVRDL
- a CDS encoding CPBP family intramembrane glutamic endopeptidase translates to MKVAVATRRPVASFFAVMFAWSWGYWALVTVAVDATAVSYLVTLPGLWGPPVSAVVVTWARGGSVRGFLGRTLRTAARARWYVVALVAPALLGIVGSVTRTGLADTGLEVAVVGPMAGLTVALFAGGSEEIGLRGFAHPRLRRRHGGLQAGFLIGVTWAVWHLPLQRLGVGFDGSFLLFAGSVIPISVLLGWLYDAGSGSVLPAVVAHAGFDAPELVTVAGRVSEDVVFTSQLVVLAVYWLLVVGLVAKNGVRLTGSPSLPGTAASPADASAERDSA